Below is a genomic region from Acinetobacter tibetensis.
CTATGTTCAATTACTTACCTAACTCAAGCTATATACGGTGTTATTGGCAACAAATAGTCGCGTAGCAACCTCGCTTGTCTTTCTAAGCATTATTTCTGTATCAGATATGCTAATTACCTCTAGATTCAAATCAGGAGCAAGTAAGGCACCATTCAAACCATTAAATTTAGTCAAATCCAATGCAGCACCATTTGCATCTGTAATGACAATATTCTTCCCTGCTTGTTCTGCAGTTCTAAATAATGTTGGCGTTTGAATACCGATAACATTACCAATCTGCAAATTCAGCGAATCAAAACCTTTGATGTTATTACCTGTGATCTTATTTTTAAGATTCTTGGCGACTTTCATAAGGGAATCAAAAGAACGCTTCATCCAATTCACAATGACATTCGATTGTATGTCGTCTTTCATGATTGAAGTTTTGAACAGGTCAGTCAGTGATTGCTCATCTTCACGAATCAACTCCGTCAACATTCGTATCGCACTCGGCTCTACATCCTTGTTTTGATCAATCACACGATCTACGATCACTTCAAGATTATTTCGAGATTGTTCAGACATAGGTTGAAAGACTTTAACGATTTCATCATTGGCTTGTTGAGCAAGCAATGCCTCGTCTCGCACATTGATCAATTCAGATGCAAGAGGCGCATCGACTGCGAGTGCTTCAGTAATCTTTTCCTGAACCACCACATTTAAATGCTTTCCATAACTCGCAGGACTTACAGCCCAACCTTTATCGGGCTGAACACTAGGCAGCTTATCATCAGGTGTAATACCTAACTTTATCGCCTGTGCTTCAGTTAGCGCATCTACACCACAACGACATAAATAACCATTTGGCGGGTAGTATGTGTACCAAAATGAATCATCAATGTGCCGAACAATATTGTTTAAAGCTAAGTGACTTGGACGAACCCTACTATCTGTTAAAGATGAGTAGCGCAAATAAGGTCGATTGACTTTATTCTCTTGCTGCTGCGTCCAAATACCGTGTGCATAAGCACTCTGGATATTGGTTCGAAAGATATTCTCAAGATGGTGCGGGCTTAGCTTAATACCCTCTGCCTTGATGGATTCTTTAAACTCTTGAAATGTTGAACCGCTTTCAATCGCCTTATTGGATAGATTAATAACGGTTCGGATCTGATCAAGAGAAGCTAGTTTACTAACTGTGGTTGCATACTGCCTTGCATTCAAATCCAGCAAATAAAACTCTTCAGGTAGAACAACTTTCTTATCACGCGCATAACGCAGAGCATCTGTATAACTGATCGTCATTACTTGCTCCGTTGCACATA
It encodes:
- a CDS encoding phage head morphogenesis protein, with translation MTISYTDALRYARDKKVVLPEEFYLLDLNARQYATTVSKLASLDQIRTVINLSNKAIESGSTFQEFKESIKAEGIKLSPHHLENIFRTNIQSAYAHGIWTQQQENKVNRPYLRYSSLTDSRVRPSHLALNNIVRHIDDSFWYTYYPPNGYLCRCGVDALTEAQAIKLGITPDDKLPSVQPDKGWAVSPASYGKHLNVVVQEKITEALAVDAPLASELINVRDEALLAQQANDEIVKVFQPMSEQSRNNLEVIVDRVIDQNKDVEPSAIRMLTELIREDEQSLTDLFKTSIMKDDIQSNVIVNWMKRSFDSLMKVAKNLKNKITGNNIKGFDSLNLQIGNVIGIQTPTLFRTAEQAGKNIVITDANGAALDLTKFNGLNGALLAPDLNLEVISISDTEIMLRKTSEVATRLFVANNTVYSLS